The DNA window CCCCTCTGGTATCCATTCTATAAAGGCTCACTACTTCAAGAAAAATGACATATATTGCAAGTCAATAGTTTAATTTACATTAAATAAATCATTAGATATTCATCACCAAATGAAGATTTTAAAAATTATGTTGTTTTATGAATAGCAGAATGTTAAATTTGGGAATTACATTAATAATTTCCCTGTTGTTTGCTTTTATCTATCGAAAATCCCAGGGCCAGATAACAATGAATTTATTCTTTATCAGTTTTATTCTTTATTTTTTAGGCAATACGCTTTTGGGGTTGGTCATCATTTACATTTATAATCTGATGCGTGGTTTACCTACTTATTGGTTTTCAAAAAGCCACTTTATTATTATAGTATTTTTATTTTTATGTATGCTGATTGGATTTATGGAGAATAAAGCAGCAGTCAAAAATACCGATACGCAATTGGTCCCTAAAAATTTGGAAGAATGAAGGTCAACCTGAGTAGTTTTTAACGGTTGATCTTTGTGAAGTAAATATTAGCAGGCTAAATATTTATTGCGCTAACTTTGCCAGTCATTTCTTGAAATTATGCAAGTTCATTCTGTGTTGATTCCCATTACTGTTTTTACACCAATCGTATTATTGGCAGAATGTCTTGATAGAAATGTCCTCATTGAAACTTGTGAGCATTATCAGAAAAGAAGTTTTAGGAATCGTTTTTTTTTACCTTCCGGCAATGTACTCCAAATGCTGAGCATACCGCTTCGAAAAGGGAAGAATGAATCATTGCCCATTCGACTGGTAGAAATTGCAGATGAATTACCCTGGAGGGAACAACACATCAAGACTTTGCAGAGTATTTATGGAAGGAGCCCTTATTTTATTTTTTATAAAGATGAGCTGTTTGAACTGATTCAAAACGGTCCAAAATCTTTGTATGATTTTGATTTGAAAAGTCTGAAATGGTTGTTTAAAATGCTTAAACTAGACACTACTTTGTCAGAGACGCATTCTTATGAAAAGGAAACAAAGGAAGAGATTTTGGATTTAAGATCTGCGCTAAAACCATCTTTATTCGAAGGAAAATATTTACCTTCCTATTGGGGAAGCGATCCTATACCTGCACAAAGTTCTGCGTTGGATCTGCTTTTCCACATGGGACCCGATTCTTATTCCTATCTTGAAAGTATACGAGGTCTTGATTTATTAACCAAGCTTTAAGATTCCT is part of the Candidatus Vicinibacter affinis genome and encodes:
- a CDS encoding WbqC family protein is translated as MQVHSVLIPITVFTPIVLLAECLDRNVLIETCEHYQKRSFRNRFFLPSGNVLQMLSIPLRKGKNESLPIRLVEIADELPWREQHIKTLQSIYGRSPYFIFYKDELFELIQNGPKSLYDFDLKSLKWLFKMLKLDTTLSETHSYEKETKEEILDLRSALKPSLFEGKYLPSYWGSDPIPAQSSALDLLFHMGPDSYSYLESIRGLDLLTKL